From one Myxococcus xanthus genomic stretch:
- a CDS encoding general secretion pathway protein GspE translates to METGSRRPLGEILLEQGVLNRAQLRVGLVHHHEVHVPLGRALVREGLCSGADVLRGLAEQFGVDAVDLERTPPDSRRLNHIPARVARQYRVVPLRIDKVLLDQGEREVLHIALPAPVSLDAVDAVRAVSGMPRVEAHIASDAALARALADLYGIETPAEPPMPPSLAPGGPLLLYGWSPVTAVLITRLLARNGLQARTATPLEVLHTGPEDVVLAPLQAMEGLLAGEVHIKGALIVHGSDDESFDRVRELGARGFLASPRDEELLLRAVRRLRPHPGSPDSAPPSH, encoded by the coding sequence ATGGAGACTGGCTCACGACGCCCGCTCGGCGAGATTCTCCTGGAACAGGGAGTGCTCAACCGCGCCCAGCTCCGGGTGGGACTGGTGCATCACCATGAGGTGCATGTCCCGCTCGGGCGGGCGCTGGTGCGAGAGGGCCTCTGCTCCGGAGCCGACGTGCTTCGCGGACTCGCCGAGCAGTTCGGCGTGGACGCGGTGGACCTGGAACGGACCCCGCCAGACTCCAGGCGGCTGAACCACATCCCCGCTCGCGTGGCGCGCCAGTATCGGGTCGTCCCGCTGCGCATCGATAAGGTGCTGCTGGACCAGGGCGAGCGAGAGGTACTCCACATCGCGCTGCCCGCCCCCGTGTCGTTGGATGCGGTGGACGCCGTCCGCGCCGTGTCCGGAATGCCACGCGTCGAAGCGCACATCGCCTCGGACGCGGCGCTGGCCCGTGCGCTGGCGGACCTCTATGGCATCGAGACGCCCGCCGAGCCGCCCATGCCCCCCTCACTCGCGCCCGGGGGCCCCCTGCTGCTCTATGGCTGGTCGCCCGTCACGGCAGTGCTCATCACCCGGCTGCTGGCGAGGAACGGCCTCCAGGCCCGCACCGCCACCCCCTTGGAGGTGCTGCACACCGGGCCGGAGGACGTCGTGCTCGCGCCCCTCCAGGCCATGGAGGGCCTGCTGGCCGGGGAGGTCCACATCAAGGGCGCCCTCATCGTCCACGGCAGCGATGACGAGAGCTTCGACCGGGTCCGCGAGCTCGGCGCACGCGGCTTCCTGGCCAGCCCCCGGGACGAGGAGCTCCTGCTGCGCGCCGTCCGCCGGCTGAGGCCCCACCCGGGCTCGCCCGACTCGGCCCCACCCTCGCACTGA
- a CDS encoding EamA family transporter: protein MPWWVYALLSAGFAALTAVLAKMGVEGIPSTLATAIRTVVILVFAWSISLARGEHHALPAISRKTLLFLVLSGVATGLSWLAYFRALQLGPASRVAPLDKLSLPLTLLLAFLILHEPLTWRMGVGVTLMAVGALLTLK, encoded by the coding sequence ATGCCGTGGTGGGTCTATGCACTGCTCTCCGCGGGCTTCGCGGCGCTGACGGCGGTGCTGGCGAAGATGGGCGTGGAAGGCATTCCTTCCACGCTCGCCACCGCCATCCGCACTGTCGTGATTCTGGTGTTCGCCTGGAGCATCTCCCTGGCGCGCGGGGAGCATCACGCCCTGCCTGCCATCAGCCGCAAGACGCTCCTCTTCCTGGTGCTCTCCGGCGTGGCGACGGGCCTTTCGTGGCTGGCCTACTTCCGCGCGCTCCAGCTCGGGCCCGCCTCCCGCGTGGCGCCCCTGGACAAGCTCAGCCTGCCGCTCACCCTCCTGCTGGCGTTCCTCATCCTCCACGAACCCCTCACCTGGCGGATGGGTGTGGGCGTGACGCTCATGGCCGTGGGTGCATTGCTGACGTTGAAATGA
- a CDS encoding ABC transporter substrate-binding protein/permease, producing MLVLLALLSSCGAEQDSGLARVRRTGELRWGADAQGGEPYAMEDPDAPGGMRGFEVELAEALARELGVRARFVQNDWSSLVPSLERGSFDVALNGLEVTPSRSGRILFTRPYYVFHLRLLARRDDAAITGLDALKGQRVGTLANSLAWDLLQRSGVEAVPYEGVEEPYIDLEQGRVRAVLMDDIIAQRYGQPRPGLRVVGDVGEGYYAIAVRPGEEDLREALDTALGNIARSGELRAIFQRWGIDNAEQQRMVDWTDAQSREVLAPTQTARMGWGQLVLFLQAAGVTLLVSVGAMVLAIPLGVGLALTRLYGPGWAARLSTAYVELFRGTPVLLQLYVLYYGLAGVLRLDPISAAILGLGLNYAAYESEVYRAGVLAVPRGQLEAAMALGMPLRLALRRVILPQAFRVALPGVANDFIALLKDSSLVSVISVVELTKRMTITAVDVRSWLIPGALCALMYLAMSYPLSRLARHLEARLERG from the coding sequence GTGCTGGTGCTGCTGGCGCTGCTGAGCTCGTGTGGCGCGGAACAGGACTCGGGACTGGCGCGGGTGCGCCGCACGGGGGAGCTGCGTTGGGGCGCGGATGCCCAGGGTGGAGAGCCCTACGCCATGGAGGACCCGGACGCACCCGGGGGCATGCGAGGCTTCGAGGTGGAACTGGCGGAGGCCCTGGCGCGTGAGCTGGGGGTTCGGGCCCGGTTCGTCCAGAACGACTGGTCCAGCCTGGTCCCCTCGTTGGAGCGCGGCTCGTTCGACGTGGCGCTCAACGGCCTCGAAGTCACGCCGTCGCGCTCCGGGCGCATCCTCTTCACGCGGCCCTACTACGTCTTCCACCTGCGCTTGCTGGCGCGGCGGGACGATGCGGCCATCACCGGGCTGGATGCGCTGAAGGGCCAGCGGGTGGGGACGCTGGCCAATTCCCTGGCGTGGGACCTGCTCCAGCGCAGCGGCGTGGAGGCGGTTCCTTACGAAGGCGTGGAGGAGCCCTACATCGACCTGGAGCAGGGGCGGGTGCGCGCCGTGTTGATGGACGACATCATCGCGCAACGCTACGGGCAGCCACGTCCAGGGCTCCGGGTGGTGGGCGACGTGGGGGAAGGCTACTACGCCATCGCCGTGCGGCCCGGTGAGGAGGACCTGCGGGAGGCGCTGGACACGGCGCTGGGGAACATCGCTCGCTCGGGCGAGCTGCGCGCCATCTTCCAGCGCTGGGGCATCGACAACGCCGAGCAGCAGCGCATGGTCGACTGGACGGACGCGCAGTCCCGCGAGGTGCTGGCGCCCACGCAGACGGCGCGCATGGGCTGGGGACAGCTGGTGCTGTTCCTCCAGGCCGCGGGCGTGACGCTGCTGGTGTCCGTGGGCGCCATGGTGCTGGCCATCCCCCTGGGCGTGGGGCTGGCGCTGACGCGGCTGTACGGGCCTGGCTGGGCGGCCCGGCTGTCCACCGCCTACGTGGAGTTGTTTCGCGGCACGCCGGTGCTGCTTCAGCTCTACGTCCTCTACTACGGGCTGGCCGGAGTGCTCCGGTTGGACCCCATCAGCGCGGCCATCCTCGGGCTGGGCCTGAACTACGCGGCCTACGAGTCGGAGGTCTACAGGGCGGGCGTGCTGGCCGTTCCGCGAGGGCAGTTGGAGGCGGCGATGGCACTGGGCATGCCCCTGCGGCTGGCGCTGCGGCGGGTCATCCTCCCCCAGGCCTTCCGCGTGGCGCTGCCGGGGGTGGCGAACGACTTCATCGCGCTGCTCAAGGACAGCTCCTTGGTATCCGTCATCTCCGTGGTGGAGCTCACGAAGCGGATGACGATTACCGCGGTGGATGTTCGAAGCTGGCTGATACCTGGCGCGTTGTGCGCATTGATGTACCTGGCAATGAGCTATCCCTTGTCCCGGCTGGCGAGGCACCTGGAAGCGAGGCTGGAGCGCGGATGA
- a CDS encoding amino acid ABC transporter ATP-binding protein gives MIEVEKLSKRYEGRPVLEGINAVFSPGEVTALVGPSGGGKSTLLRCLNGLESFDGGLVRVGPDTLAPGDVRAQGEKVRRIRRRVGFVFQQWHLFAHRTALGNVTEAPMHVKGVGRQEANERGRALLAKVGLSHREDAYPSELSGGEQQRVAIARALAMEPEVLLMDEPTSALDPERVGALIDLLEQLLADGLTLVAVTHEMRFAYELASRVLVLHGGHIIEEGPPARVLANPHHERTRAFLGLGRVPALRTLGA, from the coding sequence ATGATTGAGGTCGAGAAGCTGAGCAAGCGCTACGAGGGGCGGCCGGTGCTGGAGGGCATCAACGCCGTCTTCTCCCCAGGCGAGGTGACGGCGTTGGTGGGCCCCTCCGGTGGAGGGAAGAGCACGCTGCTGCGGTGCCTCAACGGGCTGGAGTCCTTCGACGGGGGCTTGGTGCGCGTAGGGCCGGACACGCTGGCCCCGGGCGATGTCCGCGCGCAGGGCGAGAAGGTGCGCCGCATCCGCCGCCGCGTCGGCTTCGTCTTCCAGCAGTGGCACCTGTTCGCGCATCGCACGGCGTTGGGCAATGTGACGGAGGCCCCCATGCACGTGAAGGGCGTGGGCCGGCAAGAGGCCAACGAGCGGGGCCGGGCGTTGTTGGCGAAGGTCGGTCTGTCCCACCGCGAGGACGCGTACCCCTCCGAACTCTCCGGCGGCGAGCAGCAGCGGGTGGCCATTGCCCGGGCCCTGGCCATGGAGCCGGAGGTGCTGCTGATGGACGAGCCCACCAGCGCGTTGGACCCGGAGCGGGTGGGGGCGCTGATTGACCTGCTGGAGCAACTGCTCGCGGACGGCCTCACCCTGGTGGCGGTGACCCACGAGATGCGCTTCGCGTACGAGCTGGCCTCGCGCGTGTTGGTGCTGCACGGCGGGCACATCATCGAAGAGGGGCCGCCCGCCCGGGTGCTCGCCAATCCACACCATGAGCGCACGCGTGCCTTCCTGGGCCTGGGCCGCGTCCCCGCGCTGCGCACCCTGGGGGCCTGA
- a CDS encoding arsenate reductase family protein produces MAKDVLVLSYSGCGTCKKALKWLQEQGIAHQVRPIVEMPPTVAELKQWIARSGVSVRKWLNTSGQSYRALGKAKVDAASDAELVEWLAADGKLVKRPVLVTGDTVLVGFKPEAYEQHFASRG; encoded by the coding sequence ATGGCGAAAGACGTCCTCGTACTCTCTTACTCGGGCTGCGGCACCTGCAAGAAGGCACTGAAGTGGTTGCAGGAGCAAGGTATTGCCCACCAGGTGCGCCCCATCGTCGAGATGCCGCCCACCGTGGCGGAGCTGAAGCAATGGATTGCGCGCAGCGGTGTCTCTGTCCGCAAGTGGCTCAACACCAGCGGCCAGAGCTACCGCGCGCTCGGCAAGGCGAAGGTGGATGCCGCCAGCGACGCGGAGTTGGTCGAGTGGCTGGCCGCGGATGGGAAGCTGGTGAAGCGCCCCGTGCTCGTCACCGGTGACACCGTCCTCGTGGGCTTCAAGCCCGAGGCCTACGAGCAGCACTTCGCTTCGCGCGGCTGA
- a CDS encoding RNA polymerase sigma factor, whose product MERHESRTTESPAAPGDGYRRQFDAFARARRPALVRIARRLCSGGAIDPEDLVQETLERAYRHFDKLMAENAGAVSVWLSTTMSNRFLDHCRRRRTEVMGAPMLRLVQDLDAEGEAAPQERWERVSRDEFQRAIDQLRPPHLRDAYRLHVAGLRYRAIAQQLRSTEGTVGRWLTEARQALRELLGGKDASHEGMAES is encoded by the coding sequence GTGGAACGACACGAGAGCAGGACAACTGAGAGCCCCGCCGCGCCGGGCGATGGGTACCGCCGTCAATTCGACGCGTTCGCGCGAGCACGGCGTCCGGCGTTGGTTCGAATCGCCCGGCGATTGTGCTCGGGTGGAGCCATCGACCCGGAGGACCTGGTGCAGGAGACGCTGGAGCGCGCCTACCGCCACTTCGACAAGCTGATGGCGGAGAACGCGGGGGCGGTGAGCGTCTGGTTGAGCACCACGATGAGCAACCGCTTCCTGGACCACTGCCGGCGGCGGCGCACCGAGGTCATGGGTGCGCCCATGCTGCGCCTGGTGCAGGACCTGGACGCCGAAGGCGAAGCGGCGCCCCAGGAGCGGTGGGAGCGCGTGTCTCGCGACGAGTTCCAGCGGGCCATCGACCAGTTGCGCCCGCCGCACCTGCGGGACGCCTACCGGCTGCACGTCGCGGGGTTGCGGTATCGGGCCATTGCCCAGCAACTCCGCTCGACGGAAGGGACGGTGGGCCGGTGGCTCACGGAAGCGCGGCAGGCGCTGCGCGAGCTGCTGGGCGGCAAGGACGCCTCGCACGAAGGCATGGCTGAATCATGA
- a CDS encoding tetratricopeptide repeat protein → MAVSKLASSAARLMKQGLLKEAARDFERAIEQDPKDASALLGLARLRLAQHDETAARAVLQRLVALHPTHPEALSHLARLDAEKGDARQLDLLAALAAQPKAGFFEVINHGRALLGHDRYAAAIPELERALALQPGNAQTLTYLGMALQGDKQLDRALRRYLEAAEANKTEHLPLQLAARVQLLQGHVGAAIVTLRQAILRSPRETALFREFASLCLMAGAPEAAMRAAIELRLQLPDSADAIYLHGISAFVAGKDEDADRILREALAKAPESAPVRVALAKVRRKLGDDAEAQTLLEAAVATDPSEAGAANDLAVLHLSRPGGAAAARAILTEALKHHPDDAGVHLNLALALADSDKAQALTHARRAQASTHRDIREQAERLVTALSPR, encoded by the coding sequence ATGGCCGTCTCCAAGCTGGCATCCTCCGCCGCGCGTCTCATGAAGCAGGGCCTGCTGAAGGAGGCGGCCCGCGACTTCGAGCGCGCCATCGAACAGGACCCGAAGGATGCCAGCGCGTTGCTGGGACTGGCCCGGTTGCGGCTGGCCCAGCACGACGAAACGGCGGCCCGCGCGGTGCTCCAGCGGCTGGTGGCGCTGCATCCCACCCACCCGGAGGCGCTGAGCCACCTGGCCCGGCTGGACGCGGAGAAGGGTGATGCGCGCCAGTTGGACCTGCTGGCCGCGCTCGCCGCGCAGCCCAAGGCGGGCTTCTTCGAGGTCATCAACCATGGCCGCGCCCTGCTGGGGCATGACCGGTACGCCGCCGCCATCCCGGAGCTGGAGCGCGCGCTGGCGCTGCAGCCCGGCAATGCCCAGACGCTGACGTACCTGGGCATGGCCCTCCAGGGTGACAAGCAGTTGGACCGGGCACTGCGGCGCTATCTAGAGGCCGCGGAGGCCAACAAGACGGAGCACCTGCCGCTCCAGCTCGCCGCGCGTGTGCAGTTGCTGCAAGGGCACGTGGGCGCGGCCATCGTCACGCTTCGGCAGGCGATCCTGCGCAGCCCTCGGGAGACGGCCCTCTTCCGGGAGTTCGCTTCACTGTGCCTGATGGCCGGCGCCCCCGAAGCGGCGATGCGCGCCGCCATCGAGCTGCGCCTCCAGCTCCCCGACAGCGCGGACGCCATCTACCTGCACGGCATCTCCGCCTTCGTGGCCGGCAAGGACGAGGACGCGGACCGCATCCTCCGCGAGGCGCTGGCCAAGGCCCCGGAGTCCGCGCCCGTGCGCGTGGCGCTGGCCAAGGTGCGCCGCAAGCTGGGTGACGACGCGGAGGCCCAGACACTGCTCGAGGCCGCCGTGGCGACGGACCCGTCCGAGGCCGGCGCCGCCAACGATTTGGCGGTGCTGCACCTGTCGCGTCCCGGTGGTGCCGCCGCCGCGCGCGCCATCCTCACCGAGGCCTTGAAGCATCACCCGGATGACGCGGGCGTCCACCTCAACCTGGCGCTGGCCCTGGCGGACAGCGACAAGGCCCAGGCGCTCACGCACGCCAGGCGCGCCCAGGCGAGCACCCACCGCGACATCCGCGAGCAGGCCGAGCGGCTCGTCACCGCCCTGAGCCCGCGCTGA
- a CDS encoding response regulator, translated as MDAFKVLVVDDEQPIARALQRLLKREGFEVQIAFNGNEALERLEGFSPDIVLTDFRMPGMTGSELLQRLKRSHPLALRLIISGYADFKSVVASVNEGEICRFISKPWDDAELVTYLKGLLRHRETMACLYAPFRQAPDGVNAEVGMSAASMVLKVQVADPSFPADQAVALIERFAGLLADDRLKVVGGLLERYGGRLSFMADVGGPQRLRLEVPMPTLETVNALRPGASDA; from the coding sequence ATGGATGCGTTCAAGGTTCTGGTGGTCGACGATGAGCAGCCCATCGCACGCGCGCTGCAGCGTCTGTTGAAGCGAGAGGGATTCGAGGTCCAGATTGCCTTCAATGGCAACGAGGCGCTGGAGCGGCTGGAAGGGTTCAGCCCGGACATCGTCCTGACGGATTTCCGGATGCCAGGAATGACGGGCAGCGAGCTGCTCCAGCGCCTCAAACGCAGCCATCCGCTGGCCCTGCGCCTCATCATTTCCGGCTATGCGGACTTCAAGTCCGTGGTGGCATCCGTGAACGAGGGCGAAATCTGCCGGTTCATCAGCAAGCCCTGGGACGACGCGGAGCTGGTGACGTACCTCAAGGGCCTGCTGCGGCACCGCGAGACGATGGCGTGCCTCTACGCCCCCTTCCGGCAAGCGCCGGACGGCGTGAACGCGGAGGTGGGCATGTCGGCCGCGTCCATGGTGCTCAAGGTCCAGGTGGCTGACCCGTCCTTCCCGGCGGACCAGGCCGTTGCGCTCATCGAGCGCTTCGCGGGCCTGCTGGCCGACGACCGCCTCAAGGTGGTGGGCGGATTGCTCGAGCGCTACGGCGGGCGCCTGTCCTTCATGGCGGACGTCGGTGGCCCCCAGCGGCTCCGGCTGGAGGTGCCGATGCCCACCCTGGAAACCGTCAACGCCCTCCGCCCTGGCGCGAGCGACGCCTGA
- a CDS encoding Circumsporozoite protein: MSPRIGNRPQPPPPPPPPPPARDTRPPAQGGRNGPRVDTRASASGSVEQPRHSALSGQSSFTAGGARADVSGTGPGGIDTRAHVQGPTFSADAQVDADIGLSGIDVSVDIDIEANLIEAGAGASKTVEFEIAGEEYSVELDLEALGKIGAEGSIELDLHVGTDGNVSINASASGFAGAQASLTGSIELKHEDDTLASGSITASASAGVSGDAHANIGIENGNLEFDVGVEATAGLGLGVEIEGSVNPGNVLKAVGETAAAAGGEILENVVDGAINAGGAVADAAGQVFTNAADAVTDFAGDVGNGIKNAWEAVF, translated from the coding sequence ATGTCCCCCCGCATTGGCAACCGCCCGCAGCCGCCCCCGCCGCCGCCGCCCCCGCCGCCGGCTCGCGACACCCGGCCCCCTGCCCAGGGCGGACGTAACGGCCCGCGCGTTGACACCCGGGCTTCCGCGTCCGGTTCGGTGGAGCAGCCGCGGCACAGCGCGCTGAGCGGCCAGTCCAGCTTCACGGCCGGTGGTGCCCGCGCCGATGTGAGCGGCACCGGTCCCGGTGGCATCGACACGCGCGCCCACGTCCAGGGTCCGACGTTCTCCGCGGATGCGCAGGTGGACGCGGACATCGGCCTGTCCGGCATCGACGTGAGCGTCGACATCGACATCGAGGCCAACCTCATCGAGGCGGGCGCCGGGGCCTCCAAGACGGTCGAGTTCGAGATTGCCGGCGAGGAGTACTCCGTCGAGCTGGACCTGGAGGCGCTGGGCAAGATTGGCGCCGAGGGCAGCATCGAACTGGACCTGCACGTGGGCACCGACGGCAACGTGTCCATCAACGCCTCGGCCTCCGGCTTCGCGGGTGCGCAGGCGAGCCTCACGGGCTCCATCGAGCTGAAGCACGAGGACGACACGCTCGCGTCCGGCAGCATCACCGCCAGCGCCAGCGCGGGTGTCAGCGGCGACGCGCACGCCAACATCGGCATCGAGAATGGCAACCTGGAGTTCGACGTTGGCGTGGAGGCCACCGCGGGCCTGGGCCTGGGCGTGGAAATCGAGGGCTCCGTCAATCCCGGCAACGTGCTGAAGGCCGTGGGTGAGACGGCCGCCGCCGCCGGTGGCGAAATCCTGGAGAACGTGGTCGACGGCGCCATCAACGCGGGCGGAGCGGTGGCCGACGCGGCGGGCCAGGTCTTCACCAACGCGGCGGACGCCGTGACGGACTTCGCGGGCGACGTGGGCAACGGCATCAAGAACGCCTGGGAGGCCGTCTTCTAG
- a CDS encoding right-handed parallel beta-helix repeat-containing protein, whose amino-acid sequence MKASRFPRSLFALPVVLVLAACSSGPDDRPAPGEDAGVLDGGADAGTPDSGTDAGSDGDAGTPDAGPDIEVPEDGGTIVRGTLTGRLTVEGSPYRVEGDSNGVVTIPHGQVLTVGPGVILDFRGRPEVSERDVDSDAPDNVMNHQAGRVEVRVYGAIQIRGTADAPVLLTSTNPHGWWGMNFYGANSVGSGDPVFEHTIFEKVRKNQYNSDRDWTRAALWVYYPGAVTITGSVFRDNESSANCGALDLMFTDGSRVEKTIFENNRIREIDRFAQPGTYSMAGGGAVCITHGRNTVLRGNTFRGNFVQAFGGSLTSDLWDRPILTWPNPQGIFDLGGGAAIHYFQPDNDLLEGNVFDGNFIPLGPGAAVQLEDIGGSRTVVMRGNRFVNNRGGAGGVITCNRGSNTGELVITRDNVFTGNTVNGQPATNMTGDCGVVTQ is encoded by the coding sequence ATGAAAGCCTCCCGCTTCCCGCGCTCGCTGTTCGCGCTCCCCGTGGTCCTGGTGCTTGCTGCCTGTTCGTCGGGGCCGGATGACAGGCCCGCTCCCGGAGAGGACGCGGGCGTGCTGGACGGCGGCGCGGATGCAGGCACGCCGGACAGCGGCACGGATGCGGGCAGTGACGGCGACGCGGGCACGCCGGACGCGGGTCCGGACATCGAGGTCCCCGAGGATGGCGGCACGATTGTCAGGGGGACGTTGACGGGACGGCTCACGGTGGAGGGCTCGCCGTACCGGGTGGAGGGGGATTCAAACGGGGTCGTCACCATTCCCCACGGGCAGGTGCTGACGGTGGGGCCGGGCGTCATCCTGGACTTCCGTGGTCGGCCGGAGGTGTCGGAGCGGGACGTGGATTCGGACGCCCCCGACAATGTGATGAACCACCAGGCGGGCCGCGTGGAGGTCCGCGTGTACGGCGCCATCCAGATCCGGGGCACGGCGGATGCGCCCGTGCTGCTGACGTCCACCAACCCCCATGGCTGGTGGGGGATGAACTTCTACGGTGCCAACTCCGTGGGCTCGGGCGACCCGGTGTTCGAGCACACGATTTTCGAGAAGGTGCGCAAGAACCAATACAACAGCGACCGCGATTGGACGCGTGCCGCGCTGTGGGTCTACTACCCGGGGGCGGTGACGATTACGGGCTCGGTGTTCCGTGACAACGAGTCCTCCGCCAACTGCGGCGCGTTGGACCTGATGTTCACCGACGGCTCGCGGGTGGAAAAAACCATCTTCGAGAACAACCGCATCCGTGAAATCGACCGCTTCGCACAGCCGGGCACCTATTCGATGGCCGGCGGTGGAGCGGTGTGCATCACCCACGGTCGCAACACGGTGCTGCGCGGCAACACGTTCCGGGGCAACTTCGTGCAGGCCTTCGGAGGCTCGCTGACGAGCGACCTCTGGGACCGGCCCATCCTCACGTGGCCCAACCCCCAGGGCATCTTTGACCTGGGCGGTGGTGCCGCCATCCACTACTTCCAGCCGGACAATGACCTGCTGGAGGGCAACGTGTTCGACGGCAACTTCATCCCGCTGGGCCCCGGCGCGGCCGTCCAGTTGGAGGACATCGGCGGGTCGCGAACCGTCGTCATGCGAGGCAACCGCTTCGTGAACAACCGGGGCGGGGCCGGAGGTGTCATCACCTGCAACCGTGGGTCGAATACGGGCGAACTGGTCATCACCCGCGACAACGTCTTCACTGGCAACACGGTGAATGGACAGCCGGCCACGAACATGACGGGCGACTGCGGCGTGGTGACCCAGTAA
- a CDS encoding alpha/beta fold hydrolase: MRREVQWMEWGQGRGPRVLLLPGLGARGSGFQALAHQLLPWARPILVEYPEGEAAACGAGALARQVLRAVGEVDAVVASSFGGMVAAHLAAAGAARGVAFLGAFARTEHLGVRGLAIGMMGPIARWARPGAVAAGLAAWTPVSFSRVPEVVPTTALERSSTWHRALAIRGEAPPPELRRLPVSCVCIQGTRDVLVPPSTVERLAASLPPGTPRHLLRGAGHVPYFTHPEACAGLLRPWLAALDAAAAPEVESSAA, from the coding sequence ATGCGTCGAGAGGTCCAGTGGATGGAGTGGGGGCAGGGGCGGGGGCCTCGGGTGCTGCTGCTGCCCGGACTGGGCGCGCGTGGCTCCGGCTTCCAGGCGCTGGCCCACCAGTTGTTGCCCTGGGCCCGTCCCATCCTGGTGGAGTACCCCGAAGGTGAGGCGGCCGCGTGCGGCGCGGGCGCCTTGGCGCGGCAGGTGCTGCGGGCCGTGGGCGAGGTGGACGCGGTAGTGGCCAGCTCCTTCGGCGGCATGGTGGCCGCGCACCTGGCGGCGGCTGGCGCGGCGCGAGGCGTGGCCTTCCTGGGCGCCTTTGCCCGCACCGAGCACCTGGGCGTGCGCGGGCTCGCCATTGGCATGATGGGCCCCATCGCCCGGTGGGCCCGGCCGGGCGCGGTGGCGGCGGGGCTCGCGGCCTGGACGCCGGTGTCTTTCTCCCGTGTGCCCGAAGTCGTGCCCACCACGGCGCTGGAGCGCAGCTCCACCTGGCATCGCGCCCTGGCCATCCGGGGCGAGGCGCCCCCGCCGGAGCTGCGCAGGCTGCCCGTGTCCTGCGTCTGTATCCAGGGGACGCGGGACGTGCTGGTGCCGCCGTCCACGGTGGAGCGCCTGGCCGCGTCGCTGCCGCCGGGAACGCCCCGGCACCTGCTGCGGGGCGCGGGGCATGTGCCCTACTTCACGCATCCGGAGGCGTGCGCGGGGCTCCTGCGGCCCTGGTTGGCGGCTCTGGACGCGGCGGCGGCGCCCGAAGTGGAGAGCAGCGCTGCCTGA
- a CDS encoding SGNH/GDSL hydrolase family protein — protein MRGSVGPIRGCTDGAGIATFRAPMQNRLTRLLVTLFVVSATPVPAASVQEPSPSAVAPTAVPPPAAAPEAPAPSPEVARKHKVLLLGDSLIATGFGEYLQAQLDAHPRIQSARRAKSSTGLARPDFFDWMDVGREEVERHQPDVVVVILGGNDGQSLQDTQGGKAIHWGHAEWEAAYRQRINDFLAVLSSPGRKIVWLELPATGLKRFEQKLRIIRALQREVISSREDAVHLDTRPFFTDAKGRALSQARVDGFRKPMRLRMADGVHFTVAGGRYFANKVYPEVLSVLGLLQQG, from the coding sequence GTGCGGGGTTCCGTCGGGCCGATAAGGGGATGTACGGATGGCGCGGGGATCGCTACCTTTCGGGCGCCAATGCAGAACCGTCTCACGCGATTGCTCGTCACCCTCTTCGTTGTCTCCGCGACGCCCGTGCCTGCCGCTTCCGTGCAGGAGCCGTCGCCCTCCGCCGTGGCGCCCACGGCCGTACCGCCGCCCGCCGCGGCACCGGAGGCCCCCGCTCCGTCGCCCGAAGTGGCGCGCAAGCACAAGGTGCTGCTGCTGGGGGACAGCCTCATCGCCACTGGCTTCGGGGAGTACCTCCAGGCCCAGTTGGACGCGCACCCGCGCATCCAGTCGGCCCGCCGCGCCAAGTCTTCCACGGGCCTGGCCCGTCCGGACTTCTTCGACTGGATGGACGTGGGCCGCGAGGAGGTGGAGCGTCACCAGCCGGACGTCGTCGTCGTCATCCTCGGGGGCAACGACGGGCAGTCGCTCCAGGACACCCAGGGTGGCAAGGCCATCCACTGGGGACATGCGGAGTGGGAGGCCGCCTACCGTCAGCGCATCAATGACTTCCTGGCCGTGCTCTCCTCGCCCGGCCGGAAGATTGTCTGGTTGGAGCTGCCGGCCACGGGGCTCAAGCGCTTCGAGCAGAAGCTGCGCATCATCCGCGCCCTCCAGCGCGAGGTCATCTCCTCCCGGGAGGATGCGGTGCACCTGGACACGCGCCCCTTCTTCACCGACGCGAAGGGGCGAGCGCTGAGTCAGGCCCGGGTGGATGGCTTCCGCAAGCCCATGCGCCTGCGCATGGCGGACGGCGTGCACTTCACCGTCGCGGGCGGCCGTTACTTCGCCAACAAGGTGTACCCCGAGGTGCTGAGCGTGCTGGGCCTGCTCCAGCAGGGCTAG